The following are encoded together in the Paenibacillus pabuli genome:
- a CDS encoding TIM barrel protein, giving the protein MTYMRLKTDLSENSFNNRYNYNPEIMELHLNYADILDKTLLHQRIEQLQASGIDVYLHHPMTLPNGEMLDIMALEDEKYIAYLDNIQTMVETCKIYGIKCIVHAHYANTESSNHLSLEKTLEMRDKISDILSYGREYLLWEDTIEGLFSYDNPYLIEYLIKPLNLPLCQDISHSFIALKGDNEKLVNVTEAVKDHSQYFHVVDSMGETHDGLILGEGKINWKELKPYLEDKPFIFEIGLTAPYHDCSPMIESVNYFNSI; this is encoded by the coding sequence ATGACTTACATGCGACTTAAAACAGACTTGTCTGAAAATTCATTTAATAACCGTTACAACTATAATCCTGAAATTATGGAACTGCACTTGAACTATGCAGATATTCTTGATAAAACTCTACTGCATCAGCGTATTGAGCAGCTTCAGGCTAGTGGAATTGACGTCTATTTACATCACCCTATGACATTGCCGAATGGGGAAATGCTTGATATCATGGCATTGGAAGATGAGAAGTACATTGCATATTTAGATAACATTCAAACAATGGTTGAAACTTGTAAAATTTACGGCATCAAGTGTATTGTACACGCACACTATGCTAACACTGAAAGTAGCAATCATTTGAGTCTTGAGAAAACTCTTGAGATGCGGGATAAAATTTCGGATATCCTTTCTTATGGACGTGAATATCTGCTTTGGGAGGATACAATTGAGGGTCTCTTCTCGTATGATAACCCTTACCTTATCGAGTATTTGATTAAACCGCTGAATTTGCCTTTGTGCCAAGATATCAGTCATTCCTTCATTGCATTGAAAGGTGATAATGAGAAATTGGTAAATGTCACTGAAGCTGTGAAAGATCACTCTCAGTACTTTCACGTTGTGGATAGCATGGGTGAAACACACGACGGATTGATTCTTGGTGAAGGTAAGATCAATTGGAAAGAACTTAAACCCTATCTTGAGGACAAGCCGTTCATTTTTGAAATCGGACTAACCGCTCCGTATCATGATTGTTCGCCAATGATTGAAAGTGTAAACTATTTCAACAGTATCTAA
- a CDS encoding DNA-entry nuclease, whose translation MKKKKVDKFVATIMVGIGIIFSIYALFTDEINKIIDKDPIVVEADHQLVFPSSKYPETAEHIKEAIANGESRICTIDRDGAEENRKLSLKGIPTKKGFDRDEWPMAMCEEGGEGADIKYISPSDNRGAGSWVGNQLEDFPNGTRVEIIVK comes from the coding sequence GTGAAAAAGAAGAAGGTCGACAAATTCGTTGCAACTATTATGGTAGGTATCGGTATAATATTCTCTATATATGCATTATTTACCGATGAGATCAATAAGATTATAGACAAGGATCCTATAGTTGTCGAAGCAGATCATCAGCTAGTATTTCCAAGCAGTAAATATCCCGAAACAGCCGAGCACATTAAGGAAGCTATCGCTAACGGAGAGTCAAGAATCTGTACTATCGACCGCGACGGAGCCGAAGAGAATCGGAAATTATCTTTAAAAGGTATTCCAACCAAAAAGGGATTTGACCGTGACGAGTGGCCAATGGCAATGTGTGAAGAAGGTGGTGAAGGTGCCGATATTAAATACATATCCCCTTCCGATAATCGTGGTGCAGGAAGTTGGGTAGGTAATCAACTTGAAGACTTTCCCAATGGTACAAGGGTTGAAATAATCGTAAAATAA